Genomic DNA from Salvia miltiorrhiza cultivar Shanhuang (shh) chromosome 1, IMPLAD_Smil_shh, whole genome shotgun sequence:
AGTAGTTTACCTCTTGATATGTGCAAACACAATCTGCATAGACTCAGGAGGCTGCGTATATCTTACAACGAGATGTATGGGGAAATACCATCGAGTTTGGAGAAGTGTTCACAGCTTGAGTATCTTTCTTTGGTGAACAACACTTTCACTGGATTTGTGCCGACAGAAATTGGGAACTTGACGAAGCTTCAAGAGTTGTACCTTGGTGTAAATAAGTTGACTGGTAAGTTGATTCCTATATATATGAGGTCAAATCATGCATTTAATGCCATATTATTTAATTCTTTGATTTATGTGCTTTGCGTTTGAGGGTCAAATTTAAACTTTATATCGGGTGATAAAGTAATATTTTCCCTATACGTTTCAATCTAGAATTAGCTAGACTAACTTTATATTGATCTTTGTCTTCCGTTGATTAGTGAAATAAATATCATTATACTTAAAATAGTATACAACTCAATCTCCCAACCGATCGAATCgcgtattttatttattattgttacGATCGTTATACTTAACAATATGGAACTTGACTTTGATGACTTCATTATTCTCCAGATACTATTCCGAAAGAGATTGGAAATCTTCGTAATTTGCAGGAATTGTGGTTGCATTCCAACGAACTTAGCGGATCAATCCCAAGAGAAGTGGGGAACATGACAGCTTTGGTCAGATTAAGCCTCGGCAATAATAGTTTAAGTGGTATGATTTATCATCACCTAGCCACAAGTTTAGCTCCTCAAGCTAACTTACgagttaatttctttttctcttatttCATTTGATCTTTAATTAAGTGGTATGTTGTCTTGAAGTTGGTAGGGGTCATACATTGTCTTGTGGGATTATTCTCCAGGTACTATTCCGAAAGAGATTGGAAATCTTCATAATTTGCAGGGATTGTGGTTGCATTCCAACGAACTTAGCGGATCAATCCCAAGAGAAGTGGGGAACATGACAGCTCTGGGCATCTTACTGCTCGACAATAATAGATTAAGTGGTATGATTTATTATTCACCTAGCCACAAGTTTAGCTCCTCAAGCTAGCTTACgagttaatttctttttctcttatttCATTTTATCTTCTTTAATTATACTATGTTTAAAAAGAATGCAATAcatctatactaatataaaaagagcTTTGGACACAACACACAACATGTGGATTGTCTCTATTTTACACTTAttacatgttttattttaaagttattttacatattatatatttataaaaatatattaattcatcaGATATTATACTAAaactatgtgatatatatctatagttgttgataaggcttataaataaatatatctatcaaacaaATTATTCACCTTAATTCACGTGcccaaaagttttgagccacttatagtgggacggagggagtatttagtaGAAGTAATAAACtaatagattttctaaaaaaaattattgtatgaCTAAATAGACCAAATtgttaattgaaaaattaaatataataaatattatatttatattttttattttatcgaataaaataacattaattatgcGTACTCTTTCTCCTAGTTCcttataattgttttttttttttttttgaaaatatagtTCCTTATAATTGTTAAGTAAGATGTTAAACCTTATGTAAACCAAATGTTTTGTGCATTTTTAGATATAAAGAAATTTGATTCATGTCCTTCTGTCTTTCAAGTAATAAATTTGAAGGTCTCGTACTAACTTTCAGGTCAAATACCATCTACCATTGGGAATCTACCATTGATTGAACTACAACTCTTTTCCAACAAATTAATCGGTGAGCTTCCATCCTCCATCTGTAACTTGACATCCCTTCAAGCTCTTGTTCTCTCAAATAACACTTTGGAAGGAACAATTCCACAATGCTTTGGAAACTTGAGCTCTCTGgtcatctttaatttaaataaaaatcagttTCGAGGTCTCATTCCATCAACATTTAGCAAGGGGTGTAGTCTTGAATCCATCAATTTGAATGGTAACAAATTGCAAGGACCATTACCTAAATCCTTGATCAATTGCGGAAGTCTACGAGGCCTCGATGTTGGAAACAATAGAATACAAGACGAATTTCCCTTTTGGATGGATGGCCTCCCTTGGCTTCGAGTGTTGGTCTTAAGGTCTAACAAGTTTGATGGGAACATGTCACTTCTATCACAAGCCAAGATTCCATTTCCTAATTTACAAGTTTTAGATATATCTCATAATAGATTTGTGGGTTCTCTGCCTCAAAGATATTTCAAGAATTTCAGATCAATGATAGAGGTAAATGAAACAAACTTGTCAAATGACAACGCCTTTCTTCTTTATGTGGAGATGAGGCTCACCTTGAAAGGGCTGGATCAATTATTAGAGAGATTGTTGTCAGCCTTTACAGCAATTGACTTATCCTCCAATAGATTTTCTGGGAGTATTCCAAATTCCATAGGAAATCTTAAGATTCTCAAATACTTGAATTTATCCCACAATAACCTCATAGGTAATATACCTTCATCTCTTGGAAATATGAGTGAACTTGAATCCTTGGACTTGTCCGTGAACAAGTTGGATGGAGAAATTCCAAATGAATTGACAAGGTTGACATTTCTTTCAACACTAAACCTTTCAATGAATAATCTAGTTGGACAAATACCACAATCTACTCAATTTTCCACATTTGAGAATGATTCATACGTCGGAAACTTGGGACTGTGTGGAGTTCCGATGACGAGAAAATGCAACAAGGAGAATGGACATCGGATGCAGCCAAAAGAAGATGGCGAAGATGATGAGTATGGATTTATAGATGGATTTGGATGGAGAAGTGTGGTGATGGGATATGGAAGTGGATTCATAGTTGGGATTGGAATTGGTTACATCATTATTAGAAATGGAAGGCCAAGATGGTTAGTGGAATTCTTTTTCGGCATtggatataataataagaagaagaagagacgCAGCAGAGCTACACCAACACCAACACGCAGGAGAACTTAATTGAAGGATTGTGCTCGAattgtgttttctttttcttatctcCTTTTTAATGGCTACTTTAGTGTGTTTGTGCTCGATTTCAACTTTAGAGTTTATGAAATATtgttgtttgttcgtgttgttaTGTCTTGAATCTCCCGCTTCGAACTACGGGGATCTCGCTGAGATCTATAAATACTACAAATACTTGAGATCTGTAATTTGTAATCTTAGCCGCATAATAAAATCTGTCATCCTCTCTGTCCGTGGATGTAGCCATATTGGTGAACCACGTAAATATGTTATGTCACAACAAATATTTCTGTTTGATTATGCTCTTTAAAacagttttgtgattttttagGTAGTTTTAAATTTTTAGATTAATGTCATCACGTGAATAGGTAGCTTTAAAACAGTTCTGGATTTATTCAAGCAAAAATACTACACGTGAATCTAGTTGGAACAGATTCTGTTAAGCCTATGCACTGTTAAGCCTCAAAACATTTATCGGATTCTGTTAAGCCTATAAATCGTTGGTTTGTATTTGTTGCTTAATT
This window encodes:
- the LOC131006131 gene encoding receptor like protein 22-like isoform X2, with amino-acid sequence MERVSSYFLVLALLLPIHYLMDYSSAKNDINTDRSSLLALKSQITLDPQNILTQNWSTEASVCSWIGVTCDSHYNRVTQLNISDMGLVGTLPPEIGNLSSLVSLDVNENSFHGPIPPSIFNLSFLEVLEVRNNSLSSSLPLDMCKHNLHRLRRLRISYNEMYGEIPSSLEKCSQLEYLSLVNNTFTGFVPTEIGNLTKLQELYLGVNKLTDTIPKEIGNLRNLQELWLHSNELSGSIPREVGNMTALVRLSLGNNSLSGQIPSTIGNLPLIELQLFSNKLIGELPSSICNLTSLQALVLSNNTLEGTIPQCFGNLSSLVIFNLNKNQFRGLIPSTFSKGCSLESINLNGNKLQGPLPKSLINCGSLRGLDVGNNRIQDEFPFWMDGLPWLRVLVLRSNKFDGNMSLLSQAKIPFPNLQVLDISHNRFVGSLPQRYFKNFRSMIEVNETNLSNDNAFLLYVEMRLTLKGLDQLLERLLSAFTAIDLSSNRFSGSIPNSIGNLKILKYLNLSHNNLIGNIPSSLGNMSELESLDLSVNKLDGEIPNELTRLTFLSTLNLSMNNLVGQIPQSTQFSTFENDSYVGNLGLCGVPMTRKCNKENGHRMQPKEDGEDDEYGFIDGFGWRSVVMGYGSGFIVGIGIGYIIIRNGRPRWLVEFFFGIGYNNKKKKRRSRATPTPTRRRT
- the LOC131006131 gene encoding receptor like protein 22-like isoform X1, with product MERVSSYFLVLALLLPIHYLMDYSSAKNDINTDRSSLLALKSQITLDPQNILTQNWSTEASVCSWIGVTCDSHYNRVTQLNISDMGLVGTLPPEIGNLSSLVSLDVNENSFHGPIPPSIFNLSFLEVLEVRNNSLSSSLPLDMCKHNLHRLRRLRISYNEMYGEIPSSLEKCSQLEYLSLVNNTFTGFVPTEIGNLTKLQELYLGVNKLTDTIPKEIGNLRNLQELWLHSNELSGSIPREVGNMTALVRLSLGNNSLSGTIPKEIGNLHNLQGLWLHSNELSGSIPREVGNMTALGILLLDNNRLSGQIPSTIGNLPLIELQLFSNKLIGELPSSICNLTSLQALVLSNNTLEGTIPQCFGNLSSLVIFNLNKNQFRGLIPSTFSKGCSLESINLNGNKLQGPLPKSLINCGSLRGLDVGNNRIQDEFPFWMDGLPWLRVLVLRSNKFDGNMSLLSQAKIPFPNLQVLDISHNRFVGSLPQRYFKNFRSMIEVNETNLSNDNAFLLYVEMRLTLKGLDQLLERLLSAFTAIDLSSNRFSGSIPNSIGNLKILKYLNLSHNNLIGNIPSSLGNMSELESLDLSVNKLDGEIPNELTRLTFLSTLNLSMNNLVGQIPQSTQFSTFENDSYVGNLGLCGVPMTRKCNKENGHRMQPKEDGEDDEYGFIDGFGWRSVVMGYGSGFIVGIGIGYIIIRNGRPRWLVEFFFGIGYNNKKKKRRSRATPTPTRRRT